A DNA window from Arachis duranensis cultivar V14167 chromosome 3, aradu.V14167.gnm2.J7QH, whole genome shotgun sequence contains the following coding sequences:
- the LOC107477353 gene encoding 4-coumarate--CoA ligase 2-like, with product MAPSLVATYSIDPKKTNFINQSYQTTHIFRSKLPDIPINNTIPLHTYSFQKLPQVSNRPCLITSNGKEYTYGDTHRASRSLAMGLFNLGIRKGDIIMILLPNSPEFVFSFWAASMLGAASTLANPSYTSLEITKQLKATKAKIIITHSMHVHKLKQEQEEGNTFIVITVDKPPEKCMSFSTVSRNEGKLPEVDINPDDMVTLPFSSGTTGLSKGVVLTHRSLVTNVAQQVEGENPNLHLKEEDVVLCVLPLFHIYALHCVMLCSMRVGCRVLLMEKFEMRTMLELVEKHRVSVVMAVPPLVVALSKNPAVEEYELSSIRMMMSGGASLANDIEEAFHSRLPQAILRQALGMTESGPVISMSLSFAKHSMTTKLGSCGTVIRNAEMKIIDPLTGSSLSYNTPGEICIRGEQIMKGYLNNEKATAEAIDEEGWLHTGDIGYVDDDDELFVVDRLKELIKFKGFQVAPVELEVLLMSHPSIEDAAIVPQKDDVAGEVPVAFVVKSSNDPITEDAVKDFIANQVVFYKRLHRVIFIDAIPKSSIGKILRKELKAKLASYH from the exons ATGGCACCATCATTAGTAGCAACTTATTCCATTGATCCAAAAAAAACCAACTTCATCAACCAAAGTTACCAAACTACCCACATCTTCAGATCAAAATTACCAGACATACCCATCAACAATACCATTCCTCTCCACACTTATTCGTTTCAAAAACTTCCCCAAGTCTCCAACCGCCCGTGTCTCATCACGAGCAATGGCAAGGAGTATACCTATGGTGATACCCACCGCGCTTCTAGAAGCTTGGCCATGGGCCTTTTCAACCTTGGAATCCGCAAAGGTGACATCATAATGATCCTACTCCCAAACTCTCCGGAATTCGTGTTCTCCTTTTGGGCTGCTTCTATGCTGGGCGCAGCTTCCACCCTTGCCAATCCTTCTTACACATCTCTTGAAATCACGAAGCAGCTCAAAGCCACCAAGGCCAAAATCATCATCACACATTCCATGCACGTGCACAAGctcaaacaagaacaagaagaaggaaACACATTTATA GTGATAACTGTGGACAAGCCACCAGAGAAGTGCATGAGTTTCTCGACGGTTTCCAGAAATGAAGGAAAGCTGCCAGAGGTGGATATTAACCCTGATGACATGGTGACACTGCCATTTTCCTCCGGCACGACGGGGTTATCAAAGGGTGTGGTTCTAACACACCGGAGTCTGGTAACAAACGTGGCTCAGCAGGTGGAGGGAGAGAACCCTAACTTGCACCTCAAGGAAGAGGATGTAGTGCTTTGTGTGCTACCGTTGTTTCACATTTACGCACTACACTGTGTGATGTTATGCTCTATGAGAGTAGGGTGTAGGGTGTTGCTTATGGAGAAGTTTGAGATGAGGACGATGCTGGAACTTGTGGAGAAGCACAGGGTTTCAGTAGTGATGGCAGTGCCGCCGTTGGTGGTGGCACTGTCAAAGAACCCTGCGGTGGAGGAGTATGAGCTTAGCTCCATCAGGATGATGATGTCTGGAGGTGCCTCTCTTGCAAATGACATCGAGGAGGCTTTTCATAGTAGGTTGCCTCAAGCAATCCTTCGACAG GCTTTGGGAATGACAGAATCAGGACCAGTGATATCAATGTCGTTAAGTTTTGCAAAGCATTCAATGACAACTAAATTAGGATCATGCGGTACTGTCATTAGAAATGCAGAGATGAAAATCATTGACCCTCTAACGGgctcttctctctcttataaTACTCCGGGTGAAATTTGTATTCGAGGTGAACAGATTATGAAAG GATATCTGAATAATGAGAAGGCGACAGCAGAAGCAATTGATGAAGAGGGTTGGCTTCATACCGGTGATATTGGGTAtgtggatgatgatgatgaacttTTCGTTGTTGATAGACTCAAGGAGCTCATCAAATTCAAAGGCTTTCAG GTAGCTCCGGTAGAACTTGAAGTCCTTCTTATGAGCCACCCTTCCATTGAAGATGCAGCTATTGTCCC GCAAAAAGATGATGTAGCTGGTGAAGTACCAGTTGCTTTTGTGGTGAAGTCATCAAATGACCCTATTACTGAAGATGCTGTAAAGGACTTTATAGCTAATCAg GTAGTATTTTACAAGAGGCTACATAGAGTAATTTTCATTGACGCAATCCCAAAATCTTCAATCGGCAAGATATTAAGAAAAGAACTCAAAGCAAAGCTCGCTAGCTACCATTAA